Proteins co-encoded in one Papaver somniferum cultivar HN1 unplaced genomic scaffold, ASM357369v1 unplaced-scaffold_92, whole genome shotgun sequence genomic window:
- the LOC113346076 gene encoding DNA replication licensing factor MCM5-like isoform X1: protein MSGWDEGGVYYSDQAQFPPGGGGEDADKSLASRHSIQIKFKEFIRSFESEPNVFPYRENLVQNYDTPSKSLLVDIEDLNAFDCQLPSLLRSAPSDYLPLFETAAAEVLSSLKSKVPGETGEIDDPTAAEIQILLTSKEDPVSMRALGAQSISKLNKISGITIAASRTKAKATYVTLLCRNCKNIKKIPCRPGLGGAIVPRSCDHVPQTAGEEPCPIDPWIVVPDKSKYVDQQTVKLQENPEDVPTGELPRNMLLSVDRHLVQTIVPGTRLTIIGIYSIFQAGNSATSQRGAVAVRQPYIRVVGIEDGSDSNSSGKFVFTADEVEEFKKFASEADCYKNICSKVAPSIYGHEDVKKSVACLLFGGSRKELPDGAKLRGDINILLLGDPSTAKSQFLKFVDKTAPIAIYTSGKGSSAAGLTASVIRDNSSREFYLEGGAMVLADNGVVCIDEFDKMRPEDRVAIHEAMEQQTISIAKAGITTVLNSRTAVLAAANPPSGRYDDLKTAQDNIDLQTTILSRFDLIFIVKDVRLYSQDKLIASHVIKLHSTAEAASDDTRTSKEDNWLKRYIQYCKKNCYPRLSESAATVLQNSYIQIRQEMKQQANESGESAAIPITVRQLEAIISSHVATEENVREAIRLFNVSTMDAAKSGINQHINPTPEMASEIKKAETQIKRRMGIGSHISERRLIDELARMGLSDSIVRRALLIMHQREEVEYKRERRVILRKA, encoded by the exons ATGTCTGGTTGGGATGAAGGTGGTGTTTATTACAGTGATCAAGCACAGTTTCCACCAGGTGGAGGaggagaagatgctgataaatcATTAGCAAGTCGTCATTCAATCCAGATCAAGTTTAAAGAATTCATACGAAGTTTTGAATCAGAACCAAATGTTTTCCCATATAGAGAAAACCTCGTTCAAAACTATGATACTCCTTCTAAATCCCTACTTGTTGATATTGAAGATCTCAATGCTTTTGATTGTCAACTCCCTTCGTTACTTCGTTCAGCTCCATCAGATTATCTACCTCTG TTTGAAACCGCTGCGGCTGAAGTTCTTTCTAGTTTGAAATCAAAAGTACCCGGAGAAACTGGTGAAATTGATGACCCAACTGCTGCTGAAATTCAGATCTTACTTACCTCTAAGGAGGATCCCGTCTCTATGCGAGCACTTGGG GCTCAGAGTATATCGAAGCTTAATAAGATATCTGGGATTACCATTGCTGCATCGAGAACAAAAGCTAAAGCTACTTATGTCACATTGCTTTGTAGAAATTGCAAGAACATCAAGAAAATTCCTTGCCGTCCTGGGCTTGGTGGAGCTATTGTGCcgcggtcatgtgaccatgtgcCTCAA ACTGCAGGAGAGGAACCATGCCCTATTGATCCTTGGATTGTGGTTCCTGATAAAAGCAAGTATGTTGATCAGCAAACTGTTAAGCTACAAGAGAATCCTGAG GATGTGCCTACTGGAGAGCTTCCAAGAAACATGCTTCTCTCTGTGGATCGTCATCTAGTTCAAACTATTGTACCTGGGACAAGGCTGACCATCATTGGAATTTACAGTATCTTTCAAGCAGGGAATTCAGCAACTAG CCAGAGAGGAGCTGTTGCAGTGAGACAACCTTATATCAGGGTTGTTGGTATAGAGGATGGCAGTGACTCCAATTCTAGCGGGAAATTTGTTTTCACTGCGGATGAG GTGGAAGAATTCAAAAAATTCGCTTCAGAAGCAGATTGTTACAAAAATATATGCTCCAAGGTCGCCCCTTCCATTTATGGCCACGAAGATGTAAAGAAATCCGTGGCCTGTCTTTTGTTTGGAGGTTCTAGGAAG GAGTTGCCTGATGGTGCAAAGTTAAGAGGTGATATCAACATTTTGCTATTGGGGGACCCTTCAACAGCTAAATCGCAG TTTCTCAAGTTTGTTGATAAAACCGCTCCTATAGCCATTTATACATCTGGAAAAGGGTCATCTGCTGCTGGACTTACAGCTTCTGTTATTCGTGATAACAGCTCT CGTGAATTTTATCTAGAAGGAGGAGCCATGGTTTTGGCAGATAATGGAGTTGTCTGCATAGATGAATTTGACAAAATGCGGCCTGAAGACAG AGTTGCTATTCATGAAGCTATGGAGCAGCAAACAATATCCATAGCCAAAGCTGGAATAACAACAGTACTCAACTCTAGGACTGCTGTGCTGGCAGCTGCTAATCCCCCGTCAGGACGTTATGATGATCTTAAG ACAGCACAGGATAACATTGATTTGCAGACAACAATTCTTTCCCGATTTGATCTAATCTTCATTGTGAAGGATGTTAGGCTGTACAGTCAGGATAAG CTTATAGCTAGCCATGTTATCAAGCTTCATTCCACTGCTGAAGCAGCCTCCGACGACACTAGAACCTCGAAGGAAGATAACTGGTTAAAAAG GTACATTCAGTATTGCAAAAAAAACTGCTACCCTCGGCTTTCAGAATCTGCAGCCACTGTGTTGCAGAACAGCTATATTCAAATTAGACAG GAAATGAAGCAGCAGGCAAATGAATCGGGTGAATCGGCTGCCATACCAATTACTGTAAGGCAGCTTGAAGCTATAATAAG CTCCCATGTTGCAACCGAGGAAAACGTAAGAGAGGCAATCAGACTCTTTAACGTTTCCACGATGGATGCTGCCAAATCGGGAATTAATCAACATATTAATCCGACTCCTGAGATGGCAAGCGAAATAAAG AAAGCTGAGACACAGATAAAGAGAAGAATGGGAATTGGAAGCCACATATCAGAGAGGCGTCTTATTGACGAGCTTGCTAGAATGGGACTGAGTGATTCCATT GTGAGAAGAGCTCTGTTGATTATGCACCAGAGAGAGGAAGTTGAATACAAGAGAGAAAGACGTGTTATTCTCCGTAAAGCTTGA
- the LOC113346076 gene encoding DNA replication licensing factor MCM5-like isoform X2 produces the protein MSGWDEGGVYYSDQAQFPPGGGGEDADKSLASRHSIQIKFKEFIRSFESEPNVFPYRENLVQNYDTPSKSLLVDIEDLNAFDCQLPSLLRSAPSDYLPLFETAAAEVLSSLKSKVPGETGEIDDPTAAEIQILLTSKEDPVSMRALGAQSISKLNKISGITIAASRTKAKATYVTLLCRNCKNIKKIPCRPGLGGAIVPRSCDHVPQTAGEEPCPIDPWIVVPDKSKYVDQQTVKLQENPEDVPTGELPRNMLLSVDRHLVQTIVPGTRLTIIGIYSIFQAGNSATSQRGAVAVRQPYIRVVGIEDGSDSNSSGKFVFTADEVEEFKKFASEADCYKNICSKVAPSIYGHEDVKKSVACLLFGGSRKELPDGAKLRGDINILLLGDPSTAKSQFLKFVDKTAPIAIYTSGKGSSAAGLTASVIRDNSSREFYLEGGAMVLADNGVVCIDEFDKMRPEDRVAIHEAMEQQTISIAKAGITTVLNSRTAVLAAANPPSGRYDDLKTAQDNIDLQTTILSRFDLIFIVKDVRLYSQDKLIASHVIKLHSTAEAASDDTRTSKEDNWLKRYIQYCKKNCYPRLSESAATVLQNSYIQIRQEMKQQANESGESAAIPITVRQLEAIIRLSEALARMRLNSHVATEENVREAIRLFNVSTMDAAKSGINQHINPTPEMASEIKKAETQIKRRMGIGSHISERRLIDELARMGLSDSIVRRALLIMHQREEVEYKRERRVILRKA, from the exons ATGTCTGGTTGGGATGAAGGTGGTGTTTATTACAGTGATCAAGCACAGTTTCCACCAGGTGGAGGaggagaagatgctgataaatcATTAGCAAGTCGTCATTCAATCCAGATCAAGTTTAAAGAATTCATACGAAGTTTTGAATCAGAACCAAATGTTTTCCCATATAGAGAAAACCTCGTTCAAAACTATGATACTCCTTCTAAATCCCTACTTGTTGATATTGAAGATCTCAATGCTTTTGATTGTCAACTCCCTTCGTTACTTCGTTCAGCTCCATCAGATTATCTACCTCTG TTTGAAACCGCTGCGGCTGAAGTTCTTTCTAGTTTGAAATCAAAAGTACCCGGAGAAACTGGTGAAATTGATGACCCAACTGCTGCTGAAATTCAGATCTTACTTACCTCTAAGGAGGATCCCGTCTCTATGCGAGCACTTGGG GCTCAGAGTATATCGAAGCTTAATAAGATATCTGGGATTACCATTGCTGCATCGAGAACAAAAGCTAAAGCTACTTATGTCACATTGCTTTGTAGAAATTGCAAGAACATCAAGAAAATTCCTTGCCGTCCTGGGCTTGGTGGAGCTATTGTGCcgcggtcatgtgaccatgtgcCTCAA ACTGCAGGAGAGGAACCATGCCCTATTGATCCTTGGATTGTGGTTCCTGATAAAAGCAAGTATGTTGATCAGCAAACTGTTAAGCTACAAGAGAATCCTGAG GATGTGCCTACTGGAGAGCTTCCAAGAAACATGCTTCTCTCTGTGGATCGTCATCTAGTTCAAACTATTGTACCTGGGACAAGGCTGACCATCATTGGAATTTACAGTATCTTTCAAGCAGGGAATTCAGCAACTAG CCAGAGAGGAGCTGTTGCAGTGAGACAACCTTATATCAGGGTTGTTGGTATAGAGGATGGCAGTGACTCCAATTCTAGCGGGAAATTTGTTTTCACTGCGGATGAG GTGGAAGAATTCAAAAAATTCGCTTCAGAAGCAGATTGTTACAAAAATATATGCTCCAAGGTCGCCCCTTCCATTTATGGCCACGAAGATGTAAAGAAATCCGTGGCCTGTCTTTTGTTTGGAGGTTCTAGGAAG GAGTTGCCTGATGGTGCAAAGTTAAGAGGTGATATCAACATTTTGCTATTGGGGGACCCTTCAACAGCTAAATCGCAG TTTCTCAAGTTTGTTGATAAAACCGCTCCTATAGCCATTTATACATCTGGAAAAGGGTCATCTGCTGCTGGACTTACAGCTTCTGTTATTCGTGATAACAGCTCT CGTGAATTTTATCTAGAAGGAGGAGCCATGGTTTTGGCAGATAATGGAGTTGTCTGCATAGATGAATTTGACAAAATGCGGCCTGAAGACAG AGTTGCTATTCATGAAGCTATGGAGCAGCAAACAATATCCATAGCCAAAGCTGGAATAACAACAGTACTCAACTCTAGGACTGCTGTGCTGGCAGCTGCTAATCCCCCGTCAGGACGTTATGATGATCTTAAG ACAGCACAGGATAACATTGATTTGCAGACAACAATTCTTTCCCGATTTGATCTAATCTTCATTGTGAAGGATGTTAGGCTGTACAGTCAGGATAAG CTTATAGCTAGCCATGTTATCAAGCTTCATTCCACTGCTGAAGCAGCCTCCGACGACACTAGAACCTCGAAGGAAGATAACTGGTTAAAAAG GTACATTCAGTATTGCAAAAAAAACTGCTACCCTCGGCTTTCAGAATCTGCAGCCACTGTGTTGCAGAACAGCTATATTCAAATTAGACAG GAAATGAAGCAGCAGGCAAATGAATCGGGTGAATCGGCTGCCATACCAATTACTGTAAGGCAGCTTGAAGCTATAATAAGGTTAAGCGAGGCACTCGCTAGGATGAGACTCAA CTCCCATGTTGCAACCGAGGAAAACGTAAGAGAGGCAATCAGACTCTTTAACGTTTCCACGATGGATGCTGCCAAATCGGGAATTAATCAACATATTAATCCGACTCCTGAGATGGCAAGCGAAATAAAG AAAGCTGAGACACAGATAAAGAGAAGAATGGGAATTGGAAGCCACATATCAGAGAGGCGTCTTATTGACGAGCTTGCTAGAATGGGACTGAGTGATTCCATT GTGAGAAGAGCTCTGTTGATTATGCACCAGAGAGAGGAAGTTGAATACAAGAGAGAAAGACGTGTTATTCTCCGTAAAGCTTGA
- the LOC113346078 gene encoding ATPase 9, plasma membrane-type-like: protein MITGDQLAIGKETGRRLGMGTNMYPSSSLLGQSKDESIASIPIDELIEKADGFAGVFPEHKYEIVKKLQERKHICGMTGDGVNDAPALKKADIGIAVADATDAARGASDIVLTEPGLSVIISAVLTSRAIFQRMKNYTIYAVSITIRIVLGFLLIALIWKFDFSPFMVLIIAILNDGTIMTISKDRVKPSPLPDSWKLREIFATGIVLGTYLAVMTVVFFWVASDTDFFSKKFGVHSINGNKEELTMALYLQVSIVSQALIFVTRSRSWSFVERPGFLLVSAFLLAQLVASLIAVYANWEFANVKGIGWGWVGVIWIYSIIFYFPLDVLKFIIRYTLSGKAWDNMIENRTAFTSKKDYGRGEREAQWALAQRTLHGLQPPESQALFQDKNSYRELSEIAEQAKRRAEVARLRELHTLKGHVESVLKLKGLDIETIQQHYTV, encoded by the exons ATGATCACTGGTGACCAACTTGCTATCGGTAAAGAAACCGGTCGACGTCTTGGTATGGGAACCAACATGTACCCATCGTCTTCCCTCCTTG GTCAATCCAAAGACGAGTCTATTGCTTCAATTCCCATTGATGAACTCATTGAGAAAGCCGATGGGTTCGCTGGAGTCTTCCCAg AGCACAAATATGAGATTGTGAAAAAATTACAAGAAAGGAAACACATTTGTGGTATGACTGGAGATGGTGTCAACGATGCACCTGCGTTGAAGAAAGCTGATATCGGAATTGCAGTGGCTGATGCAACTGACGCAGCTCGAGGTGCATCCGACATTGTATTGACAGAACCAGGGTTGAGTGTCATCATCAGTGCGGTGTTGACGAGCAGAGCTATTTTCCAAAGAATGAAAAATTACACAATCTACGCAGTTTCCATCACAATTAGAATTGTCTTGGGTTTCTTGCTAATCGCTTTGATTTGGAAATTTGACTTCTCACCTTTCATGGTTCTGATCATTGCCATTCTCAATGATGGAACTATCATGACTATTTCTAAGGATAGAGTTAAGCCATCTCCACTTCCAGATTCATGGAAACTCAGGGAAATTTTCGCCACTGGAATTGTTCTTGGTACTTACCTCGCCGTCATGACTGTTGTCTTCTTCTGGGTAGCCTCTGACACGGATTTCTTCAGT AAGAAATTCGGTGTACATTCAATTAATGGCAACAAAGAAGAACTCACCATGGCTCTTTACTTACAAGTGAGTATAGTGAGTCAGGCTTTGATTTTTGTCACTCGATCCCGAAGCTGGTCCTTCGTTGAACGACCTGGTTTCCTGCTTGTAAGTGCCTTCTTGCTTGCTCAACTTGTTGCTTCTCTTATCGCGGTGTATGCAAACTGGGAGTTCGCCAATGTTAAAGGAATTGGATGGGGATGGGTAGGAGTGATTTGGATCTACAGTATCATCTTTTACTTCCCTCTTGATGTTCTCAAGTTCATCATCAGATACACATTGAGTGGCAAAGCATGGGACAATATGATTGAGAACAGG ACTGCTTTCACAAGTAAGAAAGATTATGGAAGGGGAGAGAGAGAAGCACAATGGGCATTGGCTCAACGCACACTTCATGGCTTACAACCACCAGAGTCCCAAGCTCTGTTCCAAGATAAGAACAGTTACAGAGAGTTGTCTGAGATCGCTGAGCAAGCTAAGAGGCGCGCTGAGGTTGCCAG GCTGAGGGAGCTTCACACATTGAAAGGACACGTTGAATCAGTGCTGAAGCTAAAGGGACTTGACATCGAGACCATTCAACAACACTACACAGTGTAA